In Yersinia enterocolitica subsp. enterocolitica, one DNA window encodes the following:
- a CDS encoding DUF4225 domain-containing protein, with protein sequence MTNSDKLLRVARDVSRFVLRDALVRARFENEIKDFISEQMKIIKSARTESDCKIAIDNLNKECSHLLEQDLMLKTKRAKTVVAIELKKDRDTWGYVIQGVNIVVSGLTVLGGFTLTSASLATGNILGVVAGATIFLHGINSLQEVISNIKNGTDSSTGFMLNGYIATAEFLGFNKQVGALAYNFMSIGLSGYGMARMVLKPDAWRLFRHIPTDYVRNIKTMGYGSLAIEGTGNALSVKAINDSE encoded by the coding sequence ATGACTAATAGTGACAAGCTATTAAGGGTAGCCAGAGATGTTTCACGTTTTGTTCTTCGTGATGCTCTAGTTAGGGCAAGGTTTGAAAACGAAATAAAAGATTTTATTAGTGAACAGATGAAAATAATAAAATCAGCCAGAACGGAATCTGATTGCAAGATAGCTATCGATAATTTGAATAAAGAGTGCAGCCATCTCCTTGAACAAGATCTTATGCTGAAAACCAAACGAGCCAAAACTGTTGTCGCTATAGAACTTAAAAAGGATCGCGATACTTGGGGCTATGTTATACAAGGAGTTAATATAGTAGTTAGTGGGCTTACAGTATTAGGTGGTTTCACTCTAACATCTGCATCTTTAGCAACAGGGAATATACTTGGAGTCGTGGCTGGTGCAACCATTTTTCTGCACGGGATTAACAGCTTACAAGAAGTCATATCAAATATTAAGAATGGGACTGACTCTTCAACAGGTTTTATGCTAAACGGTTATATAGCGACCGCTGAATTTTTAGGTTTTAATAAACAAGTGGGTGCCTTAGCCTATAACTTTATGAGTATTGGATTATCAGGCTATGGAATGGCAAGAATGGTTCTGAAACCTGATGCATGGAGACTGTTTAGACATATCCCAACTGATTATGTGAGAAACATAAAGACTATGGGATATGGTTCATTAGCCATTGAAGGCACCGGTAATGCTTTATCAGTTAAAGCAATTAACGATAGCGAATAA
- the rimJ gene encoding ribosomal protein S5-alanine N-acetyltransferase, translating into MFGYHSATPKIRLTTDRMSLRLVNERDAYRMAEYYAENQAFLKPWEPVRDQSHCMPSGWQARLGMIMELQKQGSAYYFILLDPEEKEVRGVANFSNVLRGSFHACFLGYSLGERWQGQGLMFEALQPLIRYMQRQERMHRIMANYMPHNHRSGNLLERLGFEREGYAKDYLLIDGQWRDHVLTALTNKEWTPTR; encoded by the coding sequence ATGTTCGGCTATCATTCAGCAACACCTAAAATCCGCTTAACAACAGACCGAATGTCACTGCGGCTGGTTAATGAGCGTGATGCGTATCGCATGGCGGAGTATTACGCTGAAAATCAGGCATTTCTTAAACCTTGGGAGCCGGTGCGTGATCAAAGTCATTGCATGCCTTCTGGCTGGCAGGCCCGGCTGGGAATGATAATGGAACTGCAAAAACAAGGCAGCGCCTATTATTTTATTTTGTTAGATCCAGAAGAAAAAGAAGTCCGTGGTGTGGCGAATTTTAGCAATGTGTTGCGCGGTTCGTTCCATGCCTGCTTTCTTGGCTATTCATTAGGTGAGCGCTGGCAGGGGCAGGGGCTGATGTTTGAAGCCTTACAACCCCTGATTCGCTACATGCAGCGGCAAGAGCGGATGCATCGTATTATGGCTAACTATATGCCGCATAATCATCGTAGTGGTAATTTGCTCGAACGCCTTGGATTTGAACGCGAAGGCTACGCGAAAGATTACTTATTAATTGATGGTCAATGGCGCGATCATGTGCTGACGGCTTTGACTAACAAAGAATGGACGCCAACTCGCTGA
- a CDS encoding YceH family protein, giving the protein MKHSLNAQEARVIGCLLEKQVTTPEQYPMSLNGVTIACNQKTNREPVMELSESEVQQTLDFLLKKHLIRTQSGNRVMKYEHRFCNSEFGNLKFSPAELAVMTTLFLRGAQTPGELRTRTSRMHEFSDVAETEEVLTQLSLREDGPFVVRLAREPGKRESRFMHLLSGDIAPVSSAVQSVPEGARDLEARVAQLEQQVMALTRRLDEVLIQLDD; this is encoded by the coding sequence ATGAAACACAGTTTAAATGCACAAGAAGCCAGAGTTATTGGCTGTTTGCTGGAAAAACAAGTGACCACGCCAGAGCAATATCCGATGTCACTCAATGGGGTGACGATTGCCTGTAATCAGAAAACCAACCGTGAACCAGTAATGGAGTTATCTGAATCAGAAGTGCAACAAACACTGGATTTTTTGTTGAAAAAACACCTTATCCGCACCCAAAGTGGCAACCGGGTGATGAAGTATGAGCACCGTTTTTGTAATTCAGAATTTGGCAATTTGAAGTTTTCTCCCGCTGAACTGGCCGTGATGACCACACTATTTTTGCGCGGCGCACAGACGCCGGGCGAGTTGCGTACTCGTACCAGCCGGATGCATGAGTTTTCTGATGTGGCTGAAACTGAAGAGGTTCTCACTCAGTTGTCCCTACGCGAAGATGGGCCATTTGTGGTGCGTTTGGCCCGCGAACCGGGTAAACGAGAAAGTCGCTTTATGCATCTGCTCAGTGGTGATATTGCACCCGTGTCTTCAGCAGTACAAAGTGTGCCAGAAGGGGCTCGTGATCTTGAAGCCAGAGTCGCTCAGCTCGAACAGCAGGTCATGGCGCTGACTCGTCGTCTGGACGAAGTGTTGATACAACTTGATGATTAA
- a CDS encoding Gfo/Idh/MocA family protein has protein sequence MINKDAMKNSCADKKLRVGIVGLGGIAQKAYLPILTQAQDWQLVGAFSPNQIKAQPVCDSYRMRYFSRLDTLAAECDAIFVHSSTASHFQVVSELLQAGIHVYVDKPLAETLDQSEQLIALAAKQQLALMVGFNRRFAPLYQQLKKQMSHPASLRMEKHRQNSIGPNNVRFTLLDDYLHVVDTALWLGGATAKLLNGVIQTNPQQQMLYAEHHFQAGDCLITTSMHRHGGTQRESVQAVSPGTCYQITDMRQWQQESDGQVINLPAPGWQTTLEQRGFSGAVHHFIAAVSNQTTPQVSGEEAILAQRMIEILLQQQVAE, from the coding sequence ATGATTAATAAGGATGCTATGAAAAATTCCTGCGCTGATAAAAAACTGCGCGTTGGTATTGTTGGCCTGGGAGGCATTGCGCAAAAGGCCTATTTACCTATCTTAACCCAAGCGCAGGACTGGCAATTGGTGGGGGCGTTTTCTCCCAATCAGATAAAAGCACAACCGGTGTGTGATAGCTACCGCATGCGTTACTTCTCACGATTGGATACCTTGGCCGCTGAATGTGATGCCATCTTCGTTCATAGCAGCACCGCTAGCCATTTTCAGGTGGTGAGTGAGTTACTGCAAGCCGGGATCCATGTTTATGTTGATAAACCCTTGGCGGAAACGTTGGATCAATCTGAGCAATTAATCGCTTTGGCAGCAAAGCAACAGTTGGCGCTTATGGTGGGGTTTAATCGACGTTTTGCACCTTTATATCAGCAGCTTAAGAAGCAAATGAGTCACCCAGCATCACTGCGCATGGAGAAACATCGGCAGAATAGTATCGGGCCAAATAATGTCCGTTTTACCTTGCTCGATGATTATCTGCATGTGGTGGATACGGCGCTGTGGCTGGGGGGGGCGACGGCAAAATTATTGAATGGGGTGATACAAACAAACCCACAACAGCAGATGCTGTATGCCGAACACCATTTCCAGGCGGGTGATTGTTTGATCACCACCAGCATGCATCGCCACGGCGGAACTCAACGCGAAAGTGTGCAAGCGGTCAGCCCCGGTACCTGCTATCAGATTACGGATATGCGCCAATGGCAGCAGGAGTCCGACGGGCAAGTGATAAATTTGCCCGCACCGGGTTGGCAAACCACATTAGAACAAAGAGGCTTTAGCGGAGCGGTTCATCACTTTATTGCCGCAGTCAGTAACCAGACGACACCACAAGTCTCAGGTGAAGAGGCTATCCTCGCGCAACGAATGATAGAGATTCTGTTACAACAGCAGGTGGCGGAATAA
- the murJ gene encoding murein biosynthesis integral membrane protein MurJ, with protein MNLLKSLAAVSSMTMFSRVLGFARDAIVARVFGAGMATDAFFVAFKLPNLLRRIFAEGAFSQAFVPILAEYKSQQGEEATRTFVAYVSGLLTLILAVVTVLGMLAAPWVIFITAPGFTDTPDKFALTSALLRVTFPYILLISLASLVGAILNTWNRFSIPAFAPTFLNISMIGFALFAAPYFNPPVMALAWAVVVGGILQLGYQLPHLKKIGMLVLPRLSLRDAGVWRVMRQMGPAILGVSVSQISLIINTIFASFLVSGSVSWMYYADRLMEFPSGVLGVALGTILLPSLAKSFSSGNHDEYSKLMDWGLRLCFLLALPSAVALGILAKPLVVSLFQYGKFSAFDALMTQRALVAYSVGLMGLIVVKVLAPGFYSRQNIKTPVKIAIITLIITQVMNLIFIGPLKHAGLSLSIGLGACLNASLLYWQLRKQKIFQPQPGWAVFLTKLVIGVVVMSVVLLGLLWVMPDWDVGGMAYRLLRLSAVVTAGVIAYFAVLALLGFKLRDFARRTN; from the coding sequence ATGAATCTACTGAAATCACTGGCAGCTGTCAGTTCAATGACCATGTTTTCCCGCGTGTTGGGCTTTGCTCGCGATGCGATTGTCGCGCGGGTTTTTGGTGCCGGTATGGCAACGGATGCCTTTTTTGTCGCATTCAAATTACCTAATTTATTACGGCGTATCTTCGCTGAAGGGGCTTTTTCACAGGCTTTTGTACCGATTCTGGCCGAATATAAAAGCCAGCAAGGGGAGGAAGCCACCCGGACATTTGTTGCCTATGTCTCCGGTTTATTAACGCTTATTCTGGCTGTGGTGACAGTATTGGGGATGCTGGCTGCACCTTGGGTCATTTTTATTACTGCACCCGGCTTCACCGATACACCCGACAAATTTGCCCTAACTTCGGCATTACTGCGGGTGACATTCCCTTATATCTTGCTGATTTCGTTAGCATCGTTGGTGGGGGCGATTCTGAATACCTGGAACCGCTTTTCAATTCCGGCGTTTGCTCCGACCTTTCTGAATATCAGCATGATAGGTTTTGCACTCTTCGCTGCACCTTACTTCAATCCACCGGTCATGGCACTGGCTTGGGCGGTGGTGGTCGGGGGCATACTGCAATTGGGCTATCAGCTTCCTCATCTGAAAAAGATAGGTATGTTGGTATTGCCTCGGTTATCGCTGCGAGATGCCGGTGTCTGGCGAGTGATGCGCCAAATGGGGCCAGCTATTCTTGGTGTGTCAGTGAGCCAAATCTCCCTGATTATCAATACCATTTTTGCATCATTCCTGGTCTCAGGCTCGGTGTCATGGATGTATTACGCTGACCGCTTGATGGAGTTTCCTTCCGGTGTGTTGGGGGTGGCATTGGGGACTATCTTGTTGCCTTCACTGGCAAAAAGCTTCTCCAGTGGCAATCATGATGAATATTCTAAATTGATGGATTGGGGTTTGCGTCTGTGTTTCCTGCTGGCATTGCCAAGTGCGGTGGCTTTGGGCATTTTAGCCAAACCATTAGTTGTCTCATTATTCCAATACGGGAAATTCAGTGCGTTTGATGCACTGATGACACAACGTGCGCTGGTGGCCTATTCAGTCGGATTGATGGGGTTGATTGTTGTAAAAGTACTGGCCCCAGGTTTTTACTCACGTCAGAACATAAAAACACCGGTCAAAATCGCCATTATTACGCTGATAATCACTCAAGTGATGAACCTGATTTTCATCGGGCCACTTAAGCATGCCGGTTTATCACTGTCGATTGGTTTAGGGGCTTGTCTGAATGCGAGCTTGTTATATTGGCAGTTACGTAAGCAGAAGATTTTTCAGCCGCAACCAGGTTGGGCGGTGTTCCTGACTAAATTAGTGATTGGTGTGGTGGTGATGTCAGTGGTGTTGCTAGGGTTATTGTGGGTCATGCCGGACTGGGATGTCGGGGGGATGGCTTATCGCCTGCTACGGCTTTCAGCTGTTGTGACTGCGGGGGTGATTGCCTACTTTGCAGTGCTTGCTTTGCTTGGATTTAAATTGCGCGATTTTGCTCGTCGAACAAATTGA
- a CDS encoding ShlB/FhaC/HecB family hemolysin secretion/activation protein, giving the protein MNLMIKCKYIIILLFSNVVWATQPDESKRPLSNGTTQQSDISEYHQQFYKSDKYFFRLMAKETDDRDFPEKNCLPITAIFLQGHTLLTTRELDKLNDLINYCISSNDLNTLAKKITRLYLDKGYLAARVSFIPLNTAGQLGINITEGIVEKIEGGDRQANPYFLFPNMLDKPLNISELDQGIDQANRLRSNKVRVDVLPGTLTGMSTIRINNNNNAKPWSLWASIDNYGYKNSDEWQAKTVLTLDSPLGISDLVNINFNKTLENGKRRYKHSAGIYYSVPYGALTLSALAHHTEYRRYEKLTYRVVNFNGYSQQYNFRADYTFHRNQKTINSISGQLEHKQINNYVYDTKININSHRLSAIELAINQYRVIPNGSMNVNVKVKRGLPWFAADKINASKRIHYADGQFTTANAMVNFNRNFVLFNSVYQFNHVFVGQYSKNKSPGAEWINLTERNAIRGFSRSSQSANNGWYVKNTLSRDLSVDNVLLTPRVGIDAGQVLKHENKQGWQSNSGISTGITVRYQKILFDLEASRGWWISDSNKQNEPIQLLGRISYTF; this is encoded by the coding sequence GTGAATCTTATGATTAAGTGTAAATATATAATTATTTTATTGTTCAGTAATGTGGTTTGGGCGACGCAACCTGATGAGAGTAAAAGACCATTGAGCAATGGAACTACACAGCAATCTGACATTAGTGAATACCACCAACAGTTTTATAAGTCTGATAAATATTTTTTTCGTCTGATGGCTAAAGAAACTGATGATAGGGATTTCCCAGAGAAGAACTGTTTACCAATAACAGCGATTTTTCTACAAGGGCATACATTATTAACAACAAGAGAACTTGACAAATTAAACGACCTTATTAATTACTGTATCAGTAGCAATGATCTTAATACTTTAGCCAAGAAAATTACCAGGTTATATCTGGATAAAGGTTATTTAGCTGCCAGAGTGAGTTTTATTCCCTTAAATACTGCGGGGCAATTAGGGATCAATATCACCGAAGGGATAGTTGAAAAAATTGAAGGGGGGGACAGACAAGCTAACCCCTATTTCCTTTTCCCTAATATGCTTGATAAACCGCTAAATATTTCCGAGCTTGATCAGGGTATTGACCAAGCTAATCGACTGAGGTCGAATAAAGTCAGGGTGGATGTATTACCAGGTACTCTGACGGGGATGTCAACTATTAGAATTAATAATAATAATAATGCTAAACCCTGGAGCTTATGGGCTTCTATTGATAATTATGGTTATAAAAATTCTGATGAATGGCAGGCAAAAACAGTACTAACACTGGATAGTCCATTAGGTATCTCTGATCTGGTCAATATTAATTTCAATAAAACATTGGAAAACGGCAAGAGACGCTATAAGCACAGTGCTGGTATTTACTACTCCGTCCCTTATGGCGCACTGACGCTCAGTGCTCTTGCTCATCATACAGAATATCGACGTTATGAGAAACTTACCTATAGGGTTGTTAATTTTAATGGTTATTCACAACAATATAATTTTCGCGCTGATTACACATTTCATCGTAATCAGAAAACGATCAATAGCATCAGTGGGCAGTTAGAACATAAACAAATTAATAACTATGTGTACGATACAAAAATAAATATTAACAGTCATAGGCTGAGCGCTATTGAATTAGCTATTAATCAATACCGTGTAATCCCTAATGGTTCAATGAATGTTAACGTAAAAGTAAAAAGAGGGCTGCCCTGGTTTGCTGCTGATAAAATAAATGCAAGTAAACGCATACATTATGCCGATGGGCAGTTCACTACTGCCAATGCAATGGTTAATTTTAATCGTAACTTTGTATTATTTAATTCTGTATACCAATTCAATCATGTGTTTGTCGGGCAATACAGTAAAAATAAATCTCCTGGCGCGGAGTGGATAAATTTGACCGAGCGTAATGCCATTCGAGGTTTTAGTCGCAGTTCACAATCTGCGAATAACGGCTGGTATGTGAAAAATACTTTATCCCGCGATCTTTCTGTAGATAATGTACTGCTTACTCCCCGTGTAGGTATTGACGCCGGGCAGGTATTAAAACATGAAAATAAACAAGGTTGGCAAAGTAATAGCGGCATAAGTACAGGTATTACAGTGCGTTACCAAAAAATATTATTTGATCTGGAGGCTAGCCGCGGTTGGTGGATTTCAGACAGTAATAAACAAAACGAACCGATACAGTTGTTAGGTCGGATTTCTTATACATTCTAA